The following are encoded in a window of Allosphingosinicella indica genomic DNA:
- the metC gene encoding cystathionine beta-lyase gives MGRRSGDAQGDGARVSGEGSDRRRDTTIVQAGRRREWIGAAVNPPTWHASTILFDTVAEMEAAAPADGTFYYGRHGTPTTWALSEALTALEPGAVGTRLFPSGAAAVAMALLAVLRPGDELLMVDSAYGPTRAICDSELKRLGITTRYYDPLIGADIAALIGDKTRAIFLESPGSLTFEVQDVPAIVAVARERGIATLIDNTWATPLFFPAIAAGVDISILACTKYIGGHSDLMMGSVTVSERWWDRLRQVFRMYGQAVGPDDAAACARGLRTLGVRMERHQANALTVANWLANQPQVARVLHPALADCPGHALWSRDFKGSSGLFSIILNGGDAAARAALIDGLEHFAIGYSWGGYESLAVPADPERLRSATPWQAEGPLVRLHIGLEDPDDLIEDLARGLARYPA, from the coding sequence ATGGGGCGCCGATCCGGCGACGCCCAAGGCGACGGGGCGCGCGTGAGCGGAGAAGGTAGCGACCGGCGCCGCGATACCACCATCGTGCAGGCCGGGCGGCGGCGCGAATGGATCGGCGCCGCGGTCAACCCGCCGACCTGGCACGCCTCGACCATCCTGTTCGATACCGTGGCGGAGATGGAAGCCGCGGCGCCCGCCGACGGCACCTTCTATTACGGACGCCACGGCACGCCGACGACCTGGGCGCTGAGCGAGGCGCTGACCGCGCTGGAGCCCGGTGCGGTGGGCACTCGGCTCTTCCCGTCCGGCGCCGCGGCGGTGGCGATGGCGCTGCTCGCGGTGCTACGGCCCGGCGATGAGCTGCTGATGGTCGATAGCGCCTATGGCCCGACGCGGGCGATCTGCGACAGCGAGCTGAAGCGGCTCGGCATCACGACGCGCTATTACGATCCGCTGATCGGCGCGGACATCGCCGCGCTGATCGGCGACAAGACGCGCGCGATCTTCCTGGAGAGCCCCGGCTCGCTGACCTTCGAAGTGCAGGACGTGCCCGCGATCGTCGCGGTCGCGCGCGAACGCGGCATCGCGACGCTGATCGACAACACCTGGGCGACGCCGCTGTTCTTCCCGGCGATCGCCGCAGGCGTCGATATCTCTATCCTCGCCTGCACCAAATATATTGGCGGCCATTCCGATCTGATGATGGGATCGGTGACGGTGTCGGAGCGCTGGTGGGATCGGCTGCGCCAGGTTTTCCGCATGTATGGCCAGGCGGTCGGACCTGACGACGCGGCGGCCTGCGCGCGGGGGCTGCGTACGCTGGGCGTCCGGATGGAGCGACATCAGGCCAATGCGCTTACCGTCGCCAACTGGCTCGCCAATCAGCCCCAGGTCGCGCGGGTGCTGCACCCGGCGCTCGCCGACTGCCCCGGCCACGCCCTCTGGTCGCGCGACTTCAAGGGGTCGAGCGGGCTGTTCTCGATCATCCTCAACGGCGGCGATGCTGCCGCGCGCGCCGCACTGATCGACGGGCTCGAGCATTTCGCCATCGGCTATAGCTGGGGCGGCTATGAGAGCCTCGCGGTTCCGGCAGACCCCGAACGCCTGCGCTCGGCGACGCCCTGGCAAGCGGAGGGGCCTCTGGTGCGCCTCCATATCGGCCTCGAAGATCCCGACGACCTGATCGAAGACCTCGCGCGCGGCCTCGCGCGCTATCCGGCATGA
- the sseA gene encoding 3-mercaptopyruvate sulfurtransferase codes for MDSLVSTEWLAAELDAPDLKVIDATWFMPSAGRDARAEHEAAHIPGAVFFDIDDISDADHPAPHMLPGDAKFASRMQSLGLGDGNRFVVYDHSPLHTSSRVWWMLKAFGAHYVAILDGGLAKWMAEGRPVEAGKPQVRHGHFTPSLDSRRVADKAFVSGIVHSAEHEIVDARGPARFAGEEAEPRPGLEAGHIPGSRNVPYASLFAADGTWKRGDALQAAFNAAGVDLGKPMVATCGSGITACSVAFGAHLLGKDDVAVYDGSWSEWGADPATPKATGRA; via the coding sequence ATGGACTCGCTGGTATCGACCGAATGGCTGGCCGCCGAACTGGACGCGCCGGACCTGAAGGTGATCGACGCGACGTGGTTCATGCCATCGGCCGGGCGCGATGCGCGGGCGGAACATGAAGCGGCGCATATTCCCGGCGCGGTCTTCTTCGACATCGACGATATTTCCGATGCGGATCATCCCGCACCGCACATGCTGCCGGGGGATGCGAAGTTCGCCAGCCGCATGCAGTCGCTCGGCCTCGGCGACGGCAATCGCTTCGTCGTCTACGACCATTCGCCGCTCCACACATCCTCGCGCGTCTGGTGGATGCTGAAGGCGTTCGGCGCGCATTACGTCGCGATCCTCGATGGCGGGCTGGCGAAATGGATGGCGGAGGGGCGGCCGGTGGAGGCCGGAAAGCCGCAAGTTCGCCACGGCCATTTCACGCCCTCGCTCGATTCCCGGCGCGTGGCGGACAAGGCGTTTGTGTCGGGCATCGTCCATTCGGCGGAGCATGAAATCGTCGATGCGCGCGGGCCTGCGCGCTTCGCCGGCGAGGAAGCGGAGCCGCGGCCGGGGCTGGAAGCGGGGCATATCCCCGGCAGCCGCAACGTGCCCTATGCAAGCCTGTTCGCGGCGGACGGGACTTGGAAGCGCGGCGATGCGCTGCAGGCGGCATTCAATGCTGCCGGCGTCGATCTCGGCAAGCCGATGGTCGCGACCTGCGGATCGGGGATCACCGCCTGTTCGGTCGCCTTCGGCGCGCATCTTCTCGGCAAGGACGATGTCGCGGTTTATGACGGCAGCTGGTCCGAATGGGGCGCCGATCCGGCGACGCCCAAGGCGACGGGGCGCGCGTGA
- a CDS encoding 2-dehydropantoate 2-reductase, with protein MAAAERIAVFGAGAIGCYVGGAWAAAGLPVTLIGRDRIGADIAAHGLRLSDQDGWNADVPGIAFSSDPAALADADIIALTVKATGVEEAARSIAAHARPGTSVISFQNGVSSPDRLRALLPEFDIVAGMVPYNVIPLGPGRWHRASFGDITATRTPVSERLAAAIGERPGLIRLNDDMTGIAWGKLLFNLNNAINALSGTTIRDELRQRPFRRVMAATMREELAMLRAAGIEPAKVGAVPPRLLPATIDTPDWLFHNLFLRIQKVDPKARGSMAADFDAGRTSEVDFLNGEVVALAERLGRTAPVNAAIVRLVKDAEAGGRKTWTGADLVRAVGLH; from the coding sequence GTGGCCGCGGCTGAGCGCATCGCCGTCTTCGGGGCGGGGGCGATCGGCTGCTATGTCGGTGGCGCCTGGGCGGCCGCCGGGCTTCCCGTCACGCTGATCGGCCGCGACCGGATCGGCGCGGACATCGCGGCGCACGGGCTCCGCCTCAGCGATCAGGATGGTTGGAACGCCGACGTGCCCGGCATCGCCTTCTCCAGCGATCCCGCCGCTCTGGCGGATGCCGACATAATCGCGCTCACCGTCAAGGCGACGGGCGTCGAGGAGGCCGCGCGTTCGATCGCGGCCCATGCGCGGCCCGGCACGTCGGTCATCAGCTTCCAGAACGGCGTCAGCAGCCCGGACCGGCTGCGCGCATTGCTGCCGGAGTTCGACATCGTCGCGGGGATGGTGCCCTACAACGTCATTCCGCTCGGCCCCGGCCGCTGGCATCGCGCCAGCTTCGGCGACATCACCGCCACCCGCACGCCGGTCAGCGAGCGTCTCGCCGCCGCGATCGGCGAGCGGCCGGGCCTCATCCGGCTCAACGACGACATGACCGGCATCGCCTGGGGCAAATTGCTGTTCAACCTCAACAATGCGATCAACGCGCTCTCCGGCACCACCATCCGCGACGAGCTGCGTCAGCGCCCGTTCCGCCGGGTGATGGCGGCGACGATGCGCGAGGAACTTGCGATGCTGCGCGCGGCGGGGATCGAGCCGGCAAAGGTCGGCGCAGTGCCGCCCCGGCTGCTCCCGGCCACCATCGACACGCCCGACTGGCTGTTCCACAATCTGTTCCTGCGCATCCAGAAGGTCGACCCCAAAGCGCGCGGATCGATGGCGGCGGACTTCGACGCGGGTCGCACCAGCGAGGTCGATTTCCTCAACGGCGAAGTTGTTGCGCTCGCGGAACGGCTGGGCCGGACCGCGCCAGTCAACGCTGCAATCGTCCGGCTGGTCAAGGATGCCGAGGCGGGCGGCCGGAAAACCTGGACCGGCGCAGATCTCGTCCGTGCCGTCGGCCTTCATTGA
- a CDS encoding acyl-CoA thioesterase, producing the protein MTRTAHLHPIGIEPGDIDFMGHVNNAVYLKWVQEAVVGHWRKLAPAEAVARHLWVALQHEITYRKPAFLDDDVVAKVVLEKVEGARAFYRTMIQRGEDVLAEVKSSWCCVDAGTLRPTRIARDIAAHFFK; encoded by the coding sequence ATGACCCGAACCGCCCACCTCCATCCGATCGGCATCGAGCCGGGCGACATCGATTTCATGGGACACGTCAACAATGCCGTGTATCTGAAATGGGTGCAGGAGGCGGTCGTCGGCCACTGGCGCAAGCTCGCGCCGGCGGAAGCAGTGGCGCGCCACCTGTGGGTGGCGCTCCAGCATGAGATCACCTACCGCAAGCCCGCCTTCCTCGACGACGACGTGGTCGCGAAGGTGGTGCTCGAGAAGGTAGAGGGCGCCCGCGCCTTCTACCGGACGATGATCCAGCGCGGCGAGGACGTGCTCGCCGAAGTCAAATCGAGCTGGTGCTGCGTCGATGCAGGAACGCTCCGCCCGACGCGCATCGCCCGCGATATCGCGGCGCATTTCTTCAAATAG
- a CDS encoding S10 family peptidase codes for MNFGRVLVSLALCLAAPAWAQEAADKKPAEKDAAPIPEPNVSVTQHRGTFNGRSIAYRAIAGETYLKDKDGKPTAAIFSTTYIADGLRDPASRPVTFLFNGGPGSGSVWLHMGAFGPKRVAIPSDGTDDGAPPYPIVDNPDALLDVTDIVFIDPVGTGFSHALGKTDPKDFWGVTKDAQSVAQFIRLWLNEHGRWNSPKFLGGESYGTTRSAAVVNELEGAYNDVSLNGVILISTVLDFAAGADTQGNELSPILNLPSMAATALYHGKAQAASVESFVEEARQFAIGPYAAALLKGQRIGADERASVRRELSRFTGLSETYLDQADLRVEPGRFYKELLRDRGLTVGRLDSRYTGRDYDSAGETPDNDPSFYGIDGGYTAAINSYMRGDLGVKTDRSYVTIGSVQPWDWKIEGGRDSNAYLNLTPYLGRALRENKDLRIFVGQGYYDFATPFFAAEYALTRTGIPQDRIEYQYYGSGHMMYVRDEDRVKLSADVRRFIQQR; via the coding sequence ATGAATTTCGGCCGCGTGCTCGTTTCGCTCGCCCTCTGCCTTGCCGCGCCCGCTTGGGCGCAGGAGGCGGCGGACAAGAAACCCGCCGAGAAGGACGCCGCGCCGATCCCGGAGCCCAACGTATCGGTCACGCAGCATCGCGGTACCTTCAACGGCCGCAGCATCGCCTACCGCGCGATCGCCGGCGAGACTTATCTCAAGGACAAGGACGGCAAGCCCACCGCGGCGATCTTCTCCACCACCTATATCGCCGACGGGCTCAGGGATCCGGCGAGCCGCCCGGTCACCTTCCTGTTCAACGGCGGCCCCGGATCGGGTTCGGTGTGGCTGCACATGGGCGCGTTCGGCCCGAAGCGCGTCGCAATACCCTCGGACGGCACCGACGACGGCGCGCCGCCCTATCCGATCGTCGACAATCCCGATGCGTTGCTCGACGTCACCGACATCGTCTTCATCGATCCGGTCGGCACCGGCTTCAGTCATGCGCTGGGCAAGACCGATCCCAAGGATTTCTGGGGCGTAACCAAGGATGCGCAGTCGGTGGCGCAGTTCATCCGCCTGTGGCTCAACGAGCATGGCCGGTGGAACAGCCCCAAGTTCCTCGGCGGCGAAAGCTACGGGACGACGCGCTCCGCCGCCGTCGTCAACGAGCTGGAGGGCGCCTATAACGACGTGTCGCTCAACGGCGTGATCCTCATCTCCACCGTGCTCGATTTCGCAGCCGGCGCGGACACGCAGGGGAACGAGCTGAGCCCGATTCTCAACCTGCCGTCGATGGCGGCGACCGCGCTTTATCACGGCAAGGCGCAGGCCGCTTCGGTCGAAAGCTTCGTCGAGGAGGCGCGGCAATTCGCGATCGGGCCCTACGCGGCGGCGCTGCTCAAAGGCCAGCGGATCGGCGCCGACGAGCGCGCCTCGGTGCGCCGCGAGCTCTCGCGCTTCACCGGCCTTTCCGAAACCTATCTCGACCAGGCGGACCTGCGCGTCGAGCCGGGGCGCTTCTACAAGGAGCTGCTACGCGATCGCGGGCTCACCGTCGGCCGCCTCGACAGCCGTTATACCGGCCGTGATTATGACAGCGCCGGCGAGACGCCCGACAATGATCCCAGCTTCTACGGTATCGACGGCGGCTACACAGCCGCGATCAACAGCTACATGCGCGGCGATCTGGGCGTGAAGACCGATCGATCCTACGTCACCATCGGCAGCGTCCAGCCGTGGGACTGGAAGATCGAGGGCGGACGCGACAGCAACGCCTATCTCAACCTCACCCCCTATCTCGGCCGCGCGCTGCGCGAGAATAAGGATCTGCGCATCTTCGTCGGCCAGGGCTATTATGATTTCGCGACGCCGTTCTTCGCGGCCGAATATGCGCTGACCCGCACCGGCATCCCGCAGGACCGCATCGAATATCAATATTATGGCTCGGGCCACATGATGTACGTGCGCGACGAGGACCGGGTGAAGCTGAGCGCGGACGTCAGGCGTTTCATCCAGCAGCGCTGA
- the queF gene encoding preQ(1) synthase, translated as MSITHLGQTSSLPASPDAATLDYVPNPRTGRAYLVRFTAPEFTSLCPVTGQPDFAHIVIDYAPGETIVESKSLKLFLGSFRNHAGFHEDVTVGIAERLVQEMAPQWLRIGGYWYPRGGIPIDVFWQSGEPPVGLWVPPQDVPGYRGRG; from the coding sequence ATGTCGATCACCCATCTCGGCCAGACGAGCAGCCTCCCCGCCTCGCCCGACGCGGCGACGCTGGACTATGTGCCCAACCCGCGCACCGGCCGCGCTTACCTCGTCCGCTTCACCGCGCCCGAATTCACCTCGCTCTGTCCGGTCACCGGCCAGCCGGATTTCGCGCATATCGTCATCGATTATGCGCCGGGCGAGACAATCGTCGAATCCAAGTCGCTGAAGCTGTTCCTCGGATCGTTCCGCAACCATGCCGGCTTCCACGAGGACGTGACGGTGGGCATCGCCGAGCGGCTGGTGCAGGAGATGGCGCCGCAGTGGCTGCGCATCGGCGGTTATTGGTATCCGCGCGGCGGCATACCGATCGACGTCTTCTGGCAGAGCGGCGAGCCGCCCGTCGGCCTCTGGGTGCCGCCGCAGGACGTGCCGGGATATCGTGGCCGCGGCTGA
- a CDS encoding cytochrome c biogenesis protein DipZ: protein MLLILLAYLGGVLTIVSPCILPVLPFVFARANQSFVRSGLPMLAGMAITFAGIATLAAVGGGWAVQANQWGRWAAILLLGAFGLTLLFPALADRAMRPLVALGGRLSASADAAEAEGRGRIGTSLLLGIATGLLWAPCAGPILGLILTGAALNGASASTSLLLLAYALGAATSLALALLVGGRVFRAMKRSLGAGEWVRRGLGLLVLAGVAAIALGLDTGYLAKLSTAQTNAIEQGLASKLGMKDMAGSTKVKEGQGGALDLPVEGPMPSIDGAVEWLNSPPLTREQLRGKVVLVDFWTYSCINCIRAIPYVRAWAERYRDAGLVVIGVHAPEFAFERAVANVRRAMADLGIAYPVAIDNDYKIWRAFDNRYWPAHYFVDAAGRVRYHHFGEGKYDVSERVIRQLLREAGRDPGAAASVRKAAVEESAAGATLRSPETYLGYVRAANFQSPGGMPHDKSNAYLLPAKLSLNQWGLGGRWTVNKQASVLDTAGGRIRFRFHARDLHLVLGASDRPVRFRVTIDGKAPGADAGLDVDAAGNGRVTGQRLYQLVRQQGAVGEREFEIEFLDPGVQAFAFTFG from the coding sequence ATGCTGCTCATCCTTCTCGCCTATCTGGGCGGCGTGCTGACCATCGTCAGCCCGTGCATCCTGCCTGTCCTCCCGTTCGTGTTCGCGCGCGCCAACCAGTCGTTCGTCAGGAGCGGCCTCCCGATGCTCGCCGGCATGGCGATCACCTTCGCAGGGATTGCGACGCTCGCCGCGGTCGGCGGCGGTTGGGCCGTGCAGGCGAACCAGTGGGGGCGGTGGGCCGCGATCCTGCTGCTCGGCGCGTTCGGGCTGACGTTGCTGTTTCCAGCGCTTGCCGATCGCGCGATGCGGCCGCTGGTCGCGCTCGGCGGGCGGCTCTCGGCCTCGGCGGACGCGGCGGAGGCAGAAGGGCGGGGCCGCATTGGCACATCGCTCCTGCTCGGCATTGCGACCGGCCTGTTGTGGGCGCCGTGTGCGGGGCCGATCCTCGGCCTTATCCTTACCGGCGCAGCGCTCAACGGCGCGAGCGCGAGCACCTCGCTGCTGCTTCTCGCCTACGCCCTCGGCGCGGCGACGTCGCTGGCGCTTGCGCTGCTCGTCGGCGGACGGGTGTTCCGCGCGATGAAACGCTCGCTTGGAGCGGGTGAATGGGTGCGCCGCGGGCTTGGGCTGCTCGTGTTGGCGGGCGTCGCGGCGATCGCGCTGGGGCTCGACACGGGGTATCTCGCCAAGCTCTCGACCGCGCAGACCAATGCGATCGAGCAGGGGCTGGCGTCCAAGCTCGGCATGAAGGACATGGCGGGCAGCACCAAGGTGAAGGAAGGGCAGGGCGGCGCGCTCGATCTCCCGGTCGAGGGGCCGATGCCGTCGATCGACGGCGCGGTCGAATGGCTCAACTCGCCGCCGCTCACCCGCGAGCAGCTTCGCGGCAAGGTCGTGCTGGTCGATTTCTGGACCTATAGCTGCATCAATTGCATCCGCGCGATCCCCTACGTCCGCGCCTGGGCGGAGCGGTATCGCGATGCCGGGTTGGTGGTGATCGGCGTCCATGCGCCGGAATTCGCCTTCGAGCGGGCCGTCGCCAACGTCCGCCGCGCGATGGCCGATCTCGGCATCGCCTATCCGGTCGCGATCGACAATGATTACAAGATCTGGCGCGCGTTCGATAACCGCTACTGGCCGGCGCATTACTTCGTCGATGCCGCCGGGCGCGTGCGCTACCACCATTTCGGCGAGGGCAAATATGACGTGTCCGAGCGCGTCATCCGCCAGCTCCTGCGCGAGGCGGGGCGCGATCCCGGCGCCGCCGCGTCGGTGCGCAAGGCGGCGGTCGAGGAATCGGCCGCCGGGGCGACGCTCCGATCGCCCGAGACCTATCTCGGCTACGTGCGCGCCGCCAATTTCCAGTCGCCGGGCGGGATGCCGCACGACAAGAGCAACGCCTATCTGCTTCCCGCGAAGCTCTCGCTCAACCAATGGGGGCTCGGCGGGCGCTGGACGGTGAACAAGCAGGCGTCGGTGCTCGATACCGCGGGCGGGCGCATCCGTTTTCGCTTCCACGCGCGCGATCTCCATCTGGTGCTCGGCGCGAGCGATCGTCCGGTGCGGTTCCGCGTTACCATCGACGGCAAGGCGCCTGGTGCGGATGCGGGGCTCGATGTCGATGCGGCGGGCAACGGCCGCGTCACTGGCCAGCGGCTCTATCAACTCGTCCGCCAGCAAGGCGCGGTCGGCGAGCGCGAGTTCGAGATTGAGTTTCTCGATCCCGGCGTCCAGGCTTTCGCCTTCACCTTCGGCTGA
- a CDS encoding mechanosensitive ion channel family protein, which translates to MTGWQGVADAVGLPPLDQTDLVALGIALSLAAAGWLLGILAARVTGAPLARLWERLAGVRADGIADRMCALVRYAVAAVFVAIVMAVGAWPPAADILLGLALGIAASLLAYQLVRGVHLPRWGAWLIAAVVLVAAVAQAAGGLAPFVDALERIGFDVGRRRFSLLGLVQISVTILLLFAVVRLLARVINHSIRRSQGLDATQQLLAQKLAGIALLVVAFFVGIDLVGIDLTALAIFSGAFGLAVGFGFQKTFGNLIAGIILLMDRSIKPGDVIVVGDSFGHVNKIGVRAVSIITRDGKEHLIPNENLMTQEVENWSHSSRDVRIHIPVGVAFDCDLKLAQRLMIEATIASKRVLKSPEPNVWLMRFGDYRVEFEILAWIKDPEAGVGNVQSEILNRLWDSFKAHGIRVPYAQQDLHIRSLPDAMAQKPSSDSSVPRT; encoded by the coding sequence ATGACCGGCTGGCAAGGCGTCGCGGACGCCGTGGGGCTGCCGCCGCTCGACCAGACCGATCTCGTCGCGCTCGGCATCGCGCTGTCACTGGCCGCGGCGGGCTGGCTGCTCGGCATTCTCGCGGCGCGCGTAACCGGCGCTCCGCTCGCGCGGCTCTGGGAACGGCTCGCGGGCGTCCGCGCCGACGGCATCGCCGATCGTATGTGCGCGCTCGTCCGCTATGCGGTCGCGGCGGTGTTCGTCGCGATCGTCATGGCGGTGGGCGCCTGGCCCCCGGCTGCGGACATTCTCCTCGGCTTGGCGCTCGGCATCGCCGCGTCGCTGCTCGCCTATCAACTCGTGCGCGGCGTCCATCTGCCGCGCTGGGGCGCGTGGCTGATCGCCGCGGTCGTGCTCGTCGCTGCCGTCGCGCAGGCAGCGGGCGGGCTCGCGCCGTTCGTCGATGCGCTGGAGCGGATCGGCTTCGATGTCGGCCGCCGCCGCTTCTCGCTGCTCGGCCTCGTCCAGATTTCGGTGACGATCCTCCTGCTGTTCGCCGTCGTCCGGCTGCTGGCGCGGGTCATCAACCACTCGATCCGTCGCAGCCAGGGATTGGACGCGACGCAGCAACTGCTTGCCCAGAAGCTCGCCGGGATCGCGCTTCTCGTCGTCGCCTTCTTCGTCGGCATCGATCTCGTCGGGATCGACCTCACCGCGCTCGCCATCTTCTCCGGCGCATTCGGTCTCGCGGTAGGCTTCGGCTTCCAGAAGACGTTCGGCAACCTGATCGCCGGGATCATCCTGCTGATGGACCGGTCGATCAAACCGGGCGATGTCATTGTCGTCGGCGACAGCTTTGGCCACGTTAACAAGATTGGCGTGCGTGCCGTCTCGATCATCACGCGCGACGGCAAGGAGCATCTGATCCCCAACGAAAATCTGATGACGCAGGAGGTGGAGAATTGGTCGCATTCCAGCCGCGACGTGCGCATCCACATCCCGGTCGGGGTCGCGTTCGATTGCGATCTGAAGCTCGCGCAGCGGCTGATGATCGAGGCGACGATCGCGTCGAAGCGCGTGCTCAAGAGCCCCGAGCCCAATGTCTGGCTGATGCGCTTCGGCGATTATCGCGTCGAGTTCGAGATCCTCGCCTGGATCAAGGATCCCGAGGCGGGCGTCGGCAACGTCCAGTCGGAGATTCTCAACCGGCTATGGGATTCGTTCAAGGCGCACGGCATCCGCGTCCCCTACGCACAACAGGATCTGCATATCCGCAGCCTGCCGGACGCGATGGCTCAGAAGCCGAGCAGCGATTCCAGCGTGCCGCGCACCTGA